In a single window of the Salvelinus namaycush isolate Seneca chromosome 18, SaNama_1.0, whole genome shotgun sequence genome:
- the LOC120063383 gene encoding synaptobrevin homolog YKT6, with protein MKLYSLSVLHKGATKSNLLKSAYDLSSFSFFQRSSVQEFMTFTSALIVERSAHGSRASVKEQEYLCHVYVRNDSLSAVVIADSEYPQRVAFTLLDKVLEEFSRQVDSIDWPSGNPETINYKALDIHLAKYQNPREADAMTKVQAELDETKIILHNTMESLLERGEKLDDLVQKSEHLGNQSKAFYKTARKQNSCCEVM; from the exons ATGAAGCTGTACAGCCTCAGCGTCCTCCACAAAGGAGCGACTAAATCCAACCTCCTTAAATCTGCCTATGACCTATCCTCCTTTAGCTTCTTCCAACGCTCCAG TGTGCAAGAGTTCATGACCTTCACCAGCGCCTTGATTGTGGAGCGTTCTGCACACGGCAGCCGAGCCTCAGTCAAAGAACAAG AGTACCTGTGCCACGTGTATGTGAGGAATGACAGTCTGAGTGCAGTGGTGATAGCAGACAGCGAGTACCCTCAAAGGGTCGCCTTCACACTACTAGACAAG GTGCTAGAGGAGTTCTCCAGACAAGTGGACAGCATAGACTGGCCATCTGGAAACCCCGAAACCATCAACTACAAAGCTCTGGACATCCACCTGGCCAAGTACCAG AACCCCAGAGAGGCAGATGCTATGACCAAAGTGCAGGCTGAACTGGACGAGACAAAGATTATTCTG CACAACACCATGGAGTCTCTGTTGGAAAGAGGGGAGAAGCTGGATGATCTGGTGCAGAAGTCTGAACACCTGGGGAACCAGTCTAAAGCCTTTTATAAGACT GCACGGAAGCAGAACTCATGCTGCGAGGTCATGTAA